A genomic window from Gossypium hirsutum isolate 1008001.06 chromosome D12, Gossypium_hirsutum_v2.1, whole genome shotgun sequence includes:
- the LOC107943503 gene encoding ELMO domain-containing protein A isoform X2, whose product MVGPKSWLGGLFNRFGNRRNEKFLGYTLTPIQEQRLHRLQERLHIPFDETRPDHQKALIKLWHIAFPNVVLTGLISEQWKDMGWQGPNPSTDFRGCGFISLENLLFFGQNFPASFHRLLLKEDGDRATWEYPFAVAGINVSFMLIQMLDLYSEKPKNLPGLNFLKLLGEDEEAFDVLYCVAFELMDAQWLAMHASYMEFNEVLQVTRTQLQRELSLDDVHRIQDLPAYNLLYK is encoded by the exons ATGGTTGGACCTAAATCATGGCTAGGAGGGCTGTTCAATCGCTTTGGAAACAGGCGCAATGAGAAGTTTCTTGGCTACACTTTGACTCCTATTCAG GAACAAAGACTTCACAGGCTTCAAGAACGACTACATATACCTTTTGATGAGACTCGTCCTGACCATCAG AAAGCTCTCATAAAATTATGGCACATTGCCTTTCCGAATGTTGTTCTAACAGGCTTGATCTCTGAACAATGGAAAGATATGGGGTGGCAAGGTCCTAATCCATCAACTGACTTTCG GGGTTGTGGTTTTATCTCACTtgaaaatttgttgttttttGGCCAAAATTTTCCG GCATCTTTTCATAGGTTATTATTGAAGGAAGATGGAGACAGAGCAACTTGGGAATACCCATTCGCCGTTGCTGGCATCAATGTATCTTTTATGTTGATTCAGATGTTGGATTTATATTCAG AAAAACCAAAAAATCTACCAGGATTAAATTTCCTGAAACTATTAGGAG AAGATGAAGAAGCCTTCGATGTACTATATTGTGTAGCTTTTGAATTGATGGATGCTCAGTGGCTTGCTATGCATGCTTCCTACATGGAGTTCAAT GAGGTTTTACAAGTAACACGCACACAACTGCAGAGAGAACTGTCTTTGGACGATGTACATAGAATACAGGATTTACCAGCTTACAATCTGTTATACAAGTAG
- the LOC107943503 gene encoding ELMO domain-containing protein A isoform X1, translating to MRLRKRRQCFPSCSSLHRVDEDEVYWRRKKGGEELEWPHNSTHLLSQLAQCFTNAMVGPKSWLGGLFNRFGNRRNEKFLGYTLTPIQEQRLHRLQERLHIPFDETRPDHQKALIKLWHIAFPNVVLTGLISEQWKDMGWQGPNPSTDFRGCGFISLENLLFFGQNFPASFHRLLLKEDGDRATWEYPFAVAGINVSFMLIQMLDLYSEKPKNLPGLNFLKLLGEDEEAFDVLYCVAFELMDAQWLAMHASYMEFNEVLQVTRTQLQRELSLDDVHRIQDLPAYNLLYK from the exons ATGAGATTAAGGAAGCGTCGACAATGCTTTCCTTCTTGCTCTTCTCTTCACAGA GTTGATGAGGATGAAGTTTACTGGAGACGAAAGAAGGGCGGTGAAGAGTTGGAATGGCCACACAATTCCACTCACCTACTATCACAGTTAGCTCAATGTTTTA CTAATGCTATGGTTGGACCTAAATCATGGCTAGGAGGGCTGTTCAATCGCTTTGGAAACAGGCGCAATGAGAAGTTTCTTGGCTACACTTTGACTCCTATTCAG GAACAAAGACTTCACAGGCTTCAAGAACGACTACATATACCTTTTGATGAGACTCGTCCTGACCATCAG AAAGCTCTCATAAAATTATGGCACATTGCCTTTCCGAATGTTGTTCTAACAGGCTTGATCTCTGAACAATGGAAAGATATGGGGTGGCAAGGTCCTAATCCATCAACTGACTTTCG GGGTTGTGGTTTTATCTCACTtgaaaatttgttgttttttGGCCAAAATTTTCCG GCATCTTTTCATAGGTTATTATTGAAGGAAGATGGAGACAGAGCAACTTGGGAATACCCATTCGCCGTTGCTGGCATCAATGTATCTTTTATGTTGATTCAGATGTTGGATTTATATTCAG AAAAACCAAAAAATCTACCAGGATTAAATTTCCTGAAACTATTAGGAG AAGATGAAGAAGCCTTCGATGTACTATATTGTGTAGCTTTTGAATTGATGGATGCTCAGTGGCTTGCTATGCATGCTTCCTACATGGAGTTCAAT GAGGTTTTACAAGTAACACGCACACAACTGCAGAGAGAACTGTCTTTGGACGATGTACATAGAATACAGGATTTACCAGCTTACAATCTGTTATACAAGTAG